A stretch of Flavobacterium sp. N2270 DNA encodes these proteins:
- a CDS encoding TPMT family class I SAM-dependent methyltransferase has product MELNSDYWESRYQKNEIGWDAGEITTPLKEYINQLVNKDIKILIPGAGNGHEFDYLIHKGFKNVFVVDLAPTPLQNIAKRNPDFKSNLIQDNFFNLNEKFDLIIEQTFFCALDPNLRPNYAIKVNELLNSNGKIAGLLFDFPLTESGPPFGGSIDEYINLFSEKFKLNTLEKAYNSIKPRANKELFFIFETK; this is encoded by the coding sequence ATGGAATTGAATAGTGACTATTGGGAAAGCAGATATCAGAAAAATGAAATTGGATGGGATGCTGGAGAAATAACAACTCCATTAAAAGAATACATTAACCAACTCGTTAACAAAGACATAAAAATATTAATTCCTGGAGCTGGAAATGGTCATGAGTTTGATTATTTAATACACAAGGGTTTTAAAAATGTCTTTGTAGTCGATTTAGCTCCTACTCCATTACAAAATATTGCCAAAAGGAATCCTGATTTTAAATCAAATTTAATTCAAGACAATTTTTTTAATTTGAATGAAAAGTTTGATTTAATTATTGAACAAACTTTTTTTTGCGCATTAGATCCTAATTTAAGACCAAATTACGCCATTAAAGTAAATGAATTATTAAATTCTAATGGAAAAATAGCAGGATTATTATTTGATTTTCCTTTAACTGAAAGCGGACCTCCATTTGGTGGATCAATTGATGAATATATAAATTTGTTTTCAGAAAAATTCAAATTAAATACATTAGAAAAAGCATATAATTCAATAAAACCTCGTGCAAATAAAGAACTCTTTTTTATCTTTGAGACAAAATAA
- a CDS encoding phosphoribosyltransferase family protein, whose translation MKNIILTNEEIIHKTKRISYQILETFVDEKEVVIAGIANSGYIFAQKIAEELSKISDLKVILCEVKINKQNPKDTITTSLAPFEYENKALVLVDDVLNSGSTLVYGVKHFLEVPLNKFKTAVLIDRNHKKYPVKADFKGISLSTSLQEHIQVVFEKDNSYAYLS comes from the coding sequence ATGAAGAATATAATCTTAACAAACGAAGAAATAATTCATAAAACGAAGAGAATTAGTTATCAAATTCTTGAAACTTTCGTTGATGAAAAAGAAGTTGTTATTGCAGGAATTGCAAATAGTGGTTATATTTTTGCTCAAAAAATAGCGGAAGAACTTTCTAAAATATCAGATTTGAAAGTTATTTTATGTGAAGTTAAAATCAACAAACAAAATCCCAAAGACACCATCACAACATCTTTAGCACCATTTGAATATGAAAACAAAGCCTTAGTGCTAGTTGACGATGTATTAAATTCTGGCTCTACACTTGTTTACGGTGTAAAACATTTCTTAGAAGTACCTTTAAATAAGTTTAAGACAGCTGTCCTAATTGACCGCAACCACAAAAAATATCCTGTTAAAGCAGATTTTAAAGGAATATCATTATCAACATCTTTACAAGAACACATACAAGTCGTTTTTGAAAAAGACAACAGTTATGCTTATTTAAGCTAA
- a CDS encoding shikimate kinase encodes MKKIILVGYMGSGKSTIGKVLSENVGIPFYDLDEIIEKHENMSVKKIFERKGEVYFRKLEHLLLNAFIDENEHFVLALGGGTPCYANNHEVLKREDILSFYLKTSVEILSERLKLEKEARPLIANFNDEQLTDYINKHLFDRNYYYFQSKHTIDCALKNKEEIILDIKALLA; translated from the coding sequence ATGAAGAAAATTATCCTTGTTGGTTATATGGGTTCTGGGAAATCTACAATTGGTAAAGTGTTATCAGAAAATGTAGGAATTCCCTTTTATGATTTAGATGAAATAATTGAGAAACACGAAAATATGTCTGTCAAAAAAATCTTTGAAAGAAAAGGAGAAGTATATTTTAGAAAGTTAGAACATTTGCTTTTGAATGCATTTATAGATGAAAATGAACATTTTGTTTTGGCATTAGGAGGAGGAACTCCATGTTATGCAAATAATCATGAAGTTTTAAAACGAGAAGATATTCTTTCTTTTTATTTGAAAACTTCAGTTGAGATTTTATCTGAAAGATTGAAATTAGAAAAAGAAGCAAGACCTTTAATTGCAAATTTTAATGACGAACAATTAACGGATTATATAAACAAGCATTTATTTGATAGGAACTATTACTATTTTCAATCAAAGCATACAATAGATTGTGCTTTGAAAAATAAAGAGGAAATTATTTTAGATATAAAAGCGTTATTAGCTTAA
- a CDS encoding lycopene cyclase family protein — translation MTYDYTFSGLGLSTILVLNEMFENNLLEGKRILIIEPNELAKDEKTWCYWEGDIGKFDNYINAKWNSALFKNENNSINCLNEGLVYKQISSTQFIENLFNKLVLNVSLTLKKETFVSFKSNDLEVEIVTDKNSYNSEYFFSSVLVNSNYKSSLKYPLLNQHFIGWFVETKDPFFDPEKATFMDFSVNQKQNTRFMYVLPFSKNKALIEYTLFSKDLLAEEEYEHEIELYMSKMGITDYSILKKEQGNIPMTVFPFWKNNEKRVLFIGTAGGWTKASTGYTFQNSVKKAEEVVSFLKKGNVDFKNFHKWNKFTFYDSLFVDVLYTNNSLGKEIFSSMFTKVNPNLILKFLDEKTNLYEDFKIILACPKLPFLKALFKKIIK, via the coding sequence ATGACTTATGATTATACTTTTTCAGGATTAGGTTTGTCTACTATTTTAGTTTTAAACGAAATGTTTGAAAATAACTTATTAGAAGGTAAACGTATTTTAATTATTGAACCAAATGAATTAGCTAAAGATGAAAAAACATGGTGTTATTGGGAAGGTGATATAGGGAAATTTGATAATTATATAAATGCAAAGTGGAATAGTGCGCTATTTAAAAATGAAAATAACTCTATTAATTGCCTGAATGAAGGATTAGTTTATAAACAAATTTCATCAACTCAATTTATTGAAAACTTGTTTAATAAGCTAGTTTTAAATGTTAGTTTAACCTTAAAAAAAGAAACGTTTGTCTCGTTTAAATCTAACGATTTGGAAGTTGAAATTGTAACGGATAAGAATTCATATAATTCAGAATATTTCTTTTCTAGTGTTTTGGTAAATAGTAACTATAAATCAAGTTTAAAATATCCCTTGTTGAATCAGCATTTTATTGGTTGGTTTGTAGAAACTAAAGATCCTTTTTTCGATCCTGAAAAAGCTACTTTCATGGATTTTAGCGTTAATCAAAAACAAAACACTCGTTTTATGTATGTTTTGCCTTTTTCAAAAAATAAAGCATTGATTGAATATACTTTGTTTTCTAAAGATTTATTAGCAGAAGAAGAGTACGAACATGAAATTGAATTATACATGAGTAAAATGGGAATAACGGATTATTCTATATTAAAAAAAGAACAAGGAAATATTCCTATGACAGTTTTTCCTTTTTGGAAAAATAATGAAAAAAGAGTTTTGTTTATTGGAACTGCTGGTGGCTGGACAAAAGCAAGTACAGGTTATACTTTTCAAAATTCAGTCAAAAAAGCAGAAGAAGTGGTTTCTTTTTTAAAGAAAGGAAATGTAGATTTTAAGAATTTCCATAAATGGAACAAGTTTACTTTCTACGATTCCTTGTTTGTAGATGTTTTATACACCAATAATAGTTTAGGTAAAGAAATATTTTCTAGTATGTTTACGAAAGTAAATCCGAATTTAATTTTAAAATTTTTAGATGAAAAGACAAACTTATATGAAGATTTTAAAATTATTTTAGCTTGTCCTAAATTACCTTTTTTAAAGGCTTTGTTTAAAAAGATAATAAAATAA
- a CDS encoding MerR family transcriptional regulator, whose amino-acid sequence MNNVKNIFSIKDLENLSGIKAHTIRIWEKRYNALEPMRTDSNIRYYDINNLQKLLNIVLLHDYGYKISKISKLDENEIPELVKKITTEKTAKNHAINSFKMAMMNFDQPLFFKTYDALLSEKSFREVFFEVFIPLMNEIGLLWQTKTISPAHEHFISNLLRQKIQVNTEKVQILEPTKNDKVFVLYLPMNEIHEIGLMYLNYEILLQGYRCIYLGENVPVESLKDITTFFNNITFVSYLTVEPLQENIDQYILDFEKEILTDNNNELFLIGRMTQYINTSKLPKKISAFKSIEELTKQIQ is encoded by the coding sequence ATGAACAATGTTAAAAATATATTCAGCATAAAAGATTTAGAAAACCTTTCAGGTATAAAAGCTCACACAATTAGAATATGGGAGAAAAGATACAATGCTCTTGAACCAATGCGTACTGATTCTAACATTAGATATTATGACATTAATAATTTACAAAAATTACTAAACATTGTTCTTTTACATGATTATGGATATAAAATTTCTAAAATTTCTAAATTAGATGAAAATGAAATTCCAGAATTAGTAAAAAAAATTACTACCGAAAAAACTGCAAAAAATCATGCCATAAATTCATTTAAAATGGCAATGATGAATTTTGATCAACCTTTATTTTTTAAAACGTATGATGCTTTATTATCTGAAAAAAGTTTCAGGGAAGTTTTTTTTGAGGTATTTATTCCCTTAATGAACGAAATAGGTCTGCTTTGGCAAACCAAAACTATATCTCCAGCACATGAACATTTTATTAGTAATTTATTAAGACAAAAAATCCAAGTAAATACAGAAAAAGTTCAAATATTAGAACCAACAAAGAACGATAAAGTTTTTGTTTTGTACTTACCTATGAATGAAATACATGAAATTGGTTTAATGTATTTAAATTATGAAATACTTCTTCAAGGTTATAGATGTATCTATCTAGGTGAAAATGTACCTGTAGAGAGTTTAAAAGACATTACTACATTTTTTAACAACATCACTTTTGTTAGTTATTTAACCGTAGAACCATTACAAGAAAATATTGATCAATATATATTAGATTTTGAAAAAGAAATTCTAACAGATAATAATAATGAGCTTTTTTTAATTGGTAGAATGACACAATATATTAACACAAGTAAACTACCTAAAAAAATAAGCGCCTTTAAATCAATTGAAGAGTTAACAAAACAAATACAATAA